A window of the Citrus sinensis cultivar Valencia sweet orange chromosome 9, DVS_A1.0, whole genome shotgun sequence genome harbors these coding sequences:
- the LOC102616009 gene encoding protein VASCULATURE COMPLEXITY AND CONNECTIVITY: protein MARVVGGVIVCVMIVAIDVVAGVLSIKAGLIAQNKRDSGCGEAESGHHDKEVFKLGLAAAALQAVAHIVANLLGGFMCICCTEELERSTANRQLWFASLALSWIVAGVGFAMLIAGMLENSKSSLSSSSCGKLHNHFFVIGSILCFLHALLLCIALYVSATFSLSNESS, encoded by the exons ATGGCAAGAGTAGTAGGTGGTGTTATCGTTTGTGTGATGATAGTTGCCATTGATGTTGTTGCTGGCGTTCTGAGTATCAAAGCAGGATTAATTGCTCAAAACAAG AGAGATTCTGGGTGTGGGGAAGCCGAAAGTGGTCATCACGATAAAGAAGTCTTTAAGCTCGGGCTGGCTGCGGCGGCATTGCAGGCCGTGGCACACATTGTGGCTAACTTGCTCGGCGGCTTCATGTGCATTTGTTGCACAGAGGAGCTTGAAAGATCAACTGCTAACAGGCAATTGTGGTTTGCTTCTTTGGCTTTATCATG GATTGTAGCGGGCGTTGGATTTGCAATGCTGATTGCAGGGATGTTAGAGAACTCgaaatcatcattatcatcatcatcgtgtGGGAAGTTGCACAATCATTTTTTTGTCATTGGTAGCATCTTATGCTTTCTTCATGCTCTCTTATTGTGCATTGCTCTCTACGTTTCTGCAACTTTCAGCCTCAGCAATGAAAGCAGTTAG